A genomic stretch from Chloroflexota bacterium includes:
- a CDS encoding cobalt-precorrin-5B (C(1))-methyltransferase — MARRESDYSRPTVRRRGMRTGYTTGACAAAAAKAATLALLSDEPVSEVTIRLPIGKDATFQIERCEIDKNGSASSATCSVIKDGGDDPDVTSGAEICARVWADDTASRIDSAGGESGVGVNRSVNGASGADGACVTLLGGEGVGTVTKPGTGIPVGDPSITRVPRRMITQSVQNAAKSMGSADSFIVEISVPGGREIAKKTDNPRLGIVDGISILGTTGVVQPFSTAAWRASVNVAINVAAANNLPHMVITTGTQSELFAKRWLVLEDMAYVNVGIFTGSALERCVLNGIPRATLVGMVGKFSKIAMGYFVTHVAGNKVDPAFLASLAAECGASDDVQALMRDAASGRHFQEIALEHGAMQVFDLMCERVCDEARRYLNDKMHSRDADLRDRANDLIIDAMCFDFEGGILGKASTSAAGIPLTAASDG; from the coding sequence ATGGCAAGGCGAGAAAGCGATTACAGCCGCCCGACGGTGCGAAGGCGCGGCATGCGAACCGGCTATACGACGGGCGCGTGTGCCGCGGCAGCCGCGAAAGCCGCCACGCTAGCGTTGCTATCCGACGAACCCGTCAGCGAGGTTACCATCCGTCTGCCCATCGGCAAGGACGCCACATTTCAGATTGAGCGGTGCGAGATTGACAAGAACGGTTCTGCGTCCAGCGCGACCTGTTCCGTGATAAAGGATGGCGGAGACGACCCGGATGTAACATCGGGCGCGGAGATTTGCGCGAGAGTTTGGGCGGATGACACCGCAAGTCGCATTGACAGCGCAGGTGGCGAGAGTGGTGTAGGCGTCAATAGAAGTGTGAACGGTGCGAGTGGCGCTGACGGCGCTTGCGTAACACTGCTAGGCGGCGAGGGCGTGGGCACGGTTACGAAGCCGGGAACGGGCATACCTGTCGGCGATCCGTCGATAACCCGCGTGCCGCGCCGCATGATTACGCAATCCGTACAGAATGCCGCGAAGAGCATGGGCAGTGCGGACTCGTTCATTGTGGAAATATCCGTCCCAGGCGGAAGGGAAATCGCCAAGAAGACTGACAACCCGCGTTTGGGCATTGTTGACGGCATATCCATACTCGGAACTACGGGCGTGGTGCAGCCGTTCTCCACTGCCGCTTGGCGGGCGAGCGTGAATGTCGCCATCAATGTCGCGGCGGCGAACAATCTACCGCATATGGTCATCACCACCGGTACGCAGTCCGAGCTGTTCGCCAAGCGCTGGCTCGTGCTGGAAGATATGGCGTATGTGAATGTGGGCATATTCACCGGCTCGGCGCTGGAACGGTGCGTGCTGAACGGTATCCCACGCGCGACGCTGGTCGGCATGGTTGGCAAGTTCTCTAAGATTGCCATGGGTTACTTCGTTACGCATGTTGCCGGCAACAAGGTCGATCCTGCGTTCCTCGCATCGCTTGCGGCTGAGTGCGGCGCGAGCGACGATGTGCAGGCGCTGATGCGCGATGCGGCAAGCGGCAGGCACTTTCAGGAGATTGCGCTGGAACACGGCGCGATGCAGGTGTTCGACCTGATGTGCGAGCGCGTGTGCGACGAGGCGCGCCGCTACTTGAACGACAAGATGCACTCCCGCGATGCCGACCTACGCGACCGCGCGAACGACCTGATTATCGACGCGATGTGCTTCGACTTCGAGGGCGGCATCCTTGGCAAGGCGAGCACATCTGCGGCGGGCATTCCGCTCACGGCTGCGTCAGATGGCTAA
- a CDS encoding sirohydrochlorin chelatase has product MTSETGNARAAEMTSENMKSGRRNGASPGAGWGVVLLAHGSQRGNHTIDGLREMVRRLQSHLGEDNAKVRMACMEFIQPDLPKAVAGLVADGCTDITVMPFLLGQGTHSTEDLAEGIERSLEEYPHIRIKATAVFGADPALVEIIRQRVQAQVAQRNGSAGSITTGTTGAPMGVMLVKAGTRSQAEDHLWLYEMGRMLEEQLGAGFAVAVAQSHFGPPTMEEAVADLVERQGAASVTCVPYIFFPGLILTRNIVGGVKTLERKYPGVGFAVTPTLGVDDGLVELTARRILDAAYD; this is encoded by the coding sequence ATGACCAGCGAGACAGGGAACGCGAGAGCCGCCGAAATGACATCTGAGAATATGAAATCCGGCAGACGGAACGGCGCATCGCCGGGCGCCGGTTGGGGCGTGGTGCTGCTTGCTCACGGCAGTCAGCGCGGCAACCACACGATAGACGGTCTGCGCGAGATGGTGCGGCGTCTGCAATCCCACCTCGGTGAAGATAACGCCAAGGTCAGGATGGCGTGCATGGAGTTCATCCAGCCGGATTTGCCCAAGGCAGTCGCGGGTTTGGTGGCAGACGGCTGCACCGACATTACCGTTATGCCATTCCTGCTTGGGCAAGGCACGCACAGCACGGAAGACCTCGCAGAAGGGATAGAACGCTCGCTGGAAGAATACCCGCACATCCGCATCAAGGCGACTGCGGTGTTCGGAGCTGACCCGGCGCTGGTGGAAATAATCAGGCAGCGTGTTCAGGCGCAAGTGGCACAGCGGAACGGCAGTGCAGGTTCGATCACAACGGGCACGACAGGCGCACCTATGGGTGTGATGCTAGTCAAAGCCGGCACACGATCGCAGGCTGAAGACCACCTGTGGCTGTACGAGATGGGGCGCATGCTCGAAGAGCAGCTCGGCGCGGGCTTTGCGGTGGCGGTGGCGCAGTCGCACTTCGGCCCGCCTACGATGGAAGAGGCGGTGGCGGACTTGGTGGAACGGCAAGGCGCGGCGTCCGTCACCTGCGTGCCGTACATCTTCTTCCCCGGGCTGATACTGACGAGGAACATCGTCGGTGGCGTGAAGACGCTGGAGCGGAAGTATCCTGGCGTTGGGTTCGCCGTTACGCCAACGCTCGGCGTGGACGATGGGCTGGTTGAGCTTACGGCACGGCGCATCCTCGACGCGGCATACGATTAG
- a CDS encoding fructose-bisphosphate aldolase class I — MTIGELNDTARALVAPAKGILAADESTNTIKRRFDSINVESTEQSRRDYREMLFRTPGANEYISGVILYDETLRQRGADGTPIVDVLQEQGVIPGIKVDRSTNPLANTEGELITDGLDGLRDRLAEYYEIGARFTKWRAVITIGNNIPSQYCIDANAHLLGRFAALSQEAGLVPIVEPETLMDGEHSIERCHDVTLNALHALYDQLARQRVDLRGTLLKPNMVLSGKDADDRANAQEVAERTLDCLMREVPAAVPGIVFLSGGQSDDEATENLDAINRAAAGMNTPWELSFSYGRGLQAAPLQAWGGSAANTEAAQQEYYRRAMLTSAARQGKYTPDMGS, encoded by the coding sequence ATGACAATTGGCGAACTGAACGATACCGCACGCGCGCTTGTCGCGCCTGCCAAGGGCATTCTCGCCGCAGACGAGAGCACCAACACCATCAAGCGCCGGTTCGACTCCATCAATGTCGAATCCACCGAGCAGAGCCGCCGCGACTACCGCGAGATGCTGTTCCGCACGCCGGGAGCGAACGAGTACATCAGCGGCGTCATTCTGTACGACGAAACGCTGCGACAGCGCGGCGCGGACGGCACGCCTATAGTGGACGTCCTGCAAGAGCAGGGCGTCATACCCGGCATAAAGGTTGACCGCAGCACCAATCCGCTCGCCAACACCGAGGGCGAACTCATTACCGACGGCTTGGACGGCTTGCGCGACCGACTCGCCGAGTACTACGAAATCGGCGCGCGCTTTACAAAGTGGCGCGCGGTCATCACCATCGGCAACAACATCCCCAGCCAATACTGCATCGACGCCAACGCGCACCTGCTCGGGCGGTTCGCCGCGCTCAGCCAAGAAGCCGGGCTTGTGCCCATCGTCGAGCCGGAGACGCTGATGGACGGCGAGCATAGCATCGAACGCTGCCACGACGTTACGCTGAACGCGCTGCACGCACTATACGACCAGCTCGCGCGGCAGCGTGTCGATTTGCGCGGCACATTGCTGAAGCCGAACATGGTCCTGTCCGGCAAGGACGCCGACGACCGCGCGAACGCCCAAGAAGTCGCGGAGCGCACTCTGGACTGCCTTATGCGCGAAGTGCCGGCTGCCGTGCCCGGCATCGTCTTCCTGAGCGGCGGGCAGAGCGACGACGAAGCCACCGAAAATCTCGACGCCATAAACCGCGCCGCAGCCGGCATGAACACGCCGTGGGAACTCAGCTTCTCATACGGACGCGGCTTGCAGGCGGCGCCGTTGCAGGCGTGGGGCGGCAGCGCGGCGAACACGGAGGCGGCGCAGCAAGAATACTACCGCCGCGCGATGCTAACCAGCGCAGCAAGGCAAGGCAAGTACACGCCCGACATGGGAAGCTAG
- the cobI gene encoding precorrin-2 C(20)-methyltransferase: protein MGKVDKIGCLYGVGVGPGDPELLTLKAVRVLRDSPVVFTPQAVGSEDSLALTVARHHIDESWQRLIYAEVVMGGTSDDVWTEAAERISGYLLGGEDVAFLTQGDPLLYGSFMYVMVKVQALYPDIPIEVVPGVTSITASASRAKIPLVSHAERLAVLPAMYGIDDLRDVLARNDTVVLMKVNRRAMAAVSQLEADGELSRCVFVRRATTPRERVEFSLQDISPSETDYFSMLILSKASIDEQDGQDG, encoded by the coding sequence ATGGGCAAGGTGGATAAGATAGGCTGCTTGTATGGGGTTGGCGTGGGGCCGGGGGATCCGGAACTTCTGACATTGAAGGCGGTGCGCGTGCTGCGGGACTCGCCGGTTGTGTTCACGCCGCAGGCTGTTGGCAGCGAGGATAGCCTCGCGCTCACGGTGGCGCGACACCACATCGATGAATCGTGGCAGCGGCTGATATACGCCGAGGTCGTGATGGGCGGCACGTCGGATGATGTGTGGACGGAAGCCGCCGAGCGCATCTCGGGCTACCTGCTGGGCGGCGAGGATGTGGCGTTCCTGACGCAGGGCGACCCGCTGCTGTACGGCTCCTTTATGTATGTGATGGTGAAGGTTCAGGCGCTGTATCCGGATATCCCGATCGAGGTGGTGCCGGGCGTAACATCCATCACGGCGTCCGCGTCTCGCGCGAAGATTCCGCTCGTGTCGCATGCGGAACGGCTCGCCGTGCTGCCCGCGATGTACGGCATCGACGACCTGCGCGATGTGCTGGCGCGCAACGACACGGTGGTGCTGATGAAGGTGAACCGCAGGGCGATGGCAGCGGTGTCGCAACTGGAAGCGGACGGCGAGCTGAGCCGCTGCGTGTTCGTGCGAAGGGCAACCACGCCACGAGAGCGGGTCGAGTTCAGCCTGCAAGATATATCGCCATCGGAAACGGACTACTTCTCGATGCTGATACTCAGCAAAGCCAGCATCGATGAACAGGATGGGCAGGACGGTTAG
- the cbiT gene encoding precorrin-6Y C5,15-methyltransferase (decarboxylating) subunit CbiT produces MAKAHAGNGARITGDSSANRPLGLPDEAFAQKRPVRGLITKSEVRAVSLYKLGLRRNSVVWDVGAGSGSVALEAALIASEGTVYAVERDGECLEMLRHNIANLGPSNIVVEVGEAPDALGGLPAPDCVFVGGGGSKIADILECAVSRLKAGGRIVVNLAAIERVQTARACLVSLGFDVETTMISASRGSALPDGTTRMAAQNPVFIITGIDTDGQNKQAG; encoded by the coding sequence ATGGCTAAGGCGCACGCTGGCAACGGCGCGAGAATTACGGGCGATAGTTCTGCAAATCGTCCGCTCGGTCTGCCGGACGAGGCATTCGCGCAGAAACGCCCTGTTCGTGGACTCATCACCAAGTCGGAAGTGCGCGCGGTGAGCTTGTACAAGCTGGGATTGAGGCGTAACAGCGTCGTGTGGGATGTTGGTGCGGGCAGCGGTTCGGTCGCGCTCGAAGCGGCGCTCATCGCGTCCGAAGGCACGGTGTACGCGGTAGAACGAGACGGCGAGTGCCTGGAAATGCTGCGGCATAATATCGCGAATCTCGGACCTTCGAATATCGTAGTGGAAGTAGGCGAGGCGCCGGATGCGCTTGGCGGGCTGCCTGCGCCGGACTGCGTGTTTGTGGGCGGCGGAGGCAGCAAGATCGCGGACATATTGGAATGCGCTGTATCTCGATTGAAAGCGGGCGGGCGTATAGTGGTTAACCTTGCGGCAATCGAGCGCGTGCAGACTGCGCGGGCTTGCCTTGTCTCGCTAGGCTTTGATGTGGAAACGACGATGATAAGCGCGTCGCGTGGCAGTGCGCTGCCCGACGGCACGACGAGGATGGCGGCGCAGAACCCGGTGTTTATCATTACGGGGATTGACACGGATGGACAGAATAAACAGGCTGGATAG
- a CDS encoding DNA alkylation repair protein, with translation MPKFDPSDAAARIAADIDALPSKTTAAVRKVRHEHSRALKTVDAAVVIDVTRTLLARDDRADAVADVSANGAAGSTTHVVRTDLSGRRRWIAYELIRNHKAAFESVDDALLNEIGAGIDTWDSVDAFARTLAGPAWLQGLASDALICEWSLSNDLWWRRAALVCTVALNMRSHGGTGDTGRTLAICKTLAADHEDMVVKALSWALRELVWHDAAAVQAFLDTHADRLAARVKREVRNKLRTGLKNPRR, from the coding sequence ATGCCCAAGTTCGACCCGTCCGATGCCGCAGCCCGCATAGCCGCCGACATAGACGCGCTGCCAAGCAAGACGACCGCAGCCGTGCGCAAAGTTCGCCACGAACATAGCCGCGCGCTGAAGACGGTGGACGCTGCGGTTGTCATTGATGTCACACGCACGCTATTGGCGCGAGACGATCGTGCGGATGCCGTTGCGGATGTCAGCGCAAACGGTGCAGCGGGCAGTACGACGCATGTTGTGCGAACAGACTTGAGCGGCAGGCGGAGGTGGATTGCTTATGAACTCATCCGCAACCACAAAGCCGCGTTCGAGAGCGTTGACGATGCGCTGCTTAATGAAATTGGCGCAGGCATTGACACATGGGACAGCGTTGACGCATTCGCGCGCACTCTGGCAGGACCGGCTTGGCTGCAGGGCTTGGCGAGCGATGCGTTGATATGCGAATGGTCGCTGTCCAATGACCTTTGGTGGCGCCGCGCCGCGCTCGTGTGCACGGTCGCGCTAAATATGCGCTCGCACGGCGGCACGGGCGATACGGGACGCACGCTTGCGATATGCAAGACGCTCGCCGCAGACCATGAAGATATGGTGGTAAAGGCGCTGTCGTGGGCGTTGCGCGAACTGGTGTGGCACGATGCAGCCGCCGTCCAAGCGTTCTTGGACACACACGCTGACCGCCTCGCCGCCCGCGTGAAGCGTGAAGTGCGCAACAAACTTAGAACAGGATTGAAGAACCCACGACGATGA
- a CDS encoding redoxin domain-containing protein translates to MGTGLHNWMDDVIMLKVGTIAPDFTLTLDSGDTFILSEHRGQNVVIFFFPRAGTRG, encoded by the coding sequence ATGGGGACAGGACTGCATAACTGGATGGATGATGTAATTATGTTAAAAGTCGGCACAATAGCCCCAGACTTCACTCTGACACTAGACTCCGGCGACACCTTCATCTTGTCCGAACATCGCGGTCAAAATGTCGTGATATTCTTCTTCCCGCGCGCAGGCACACGCGGCTGA
- a CDS encoding precorrin-8X methylmutase: protein MATHNAWRRDDRRSELDLTLLQRFGLTPDEIDRRSLEMVEDAMPPTPHLTVRERYVLGRIVRAEGEPQIVGSVRFSDGAVERGTAAIRAGATIVTDVRMVEVGTSKALLRRTGNPITTMIDAPSVAERAKREGITRSAAAIRELIPQIDGAVVAVGNAPTALLALLDCVDEGKATPALIIGMPVGFVACAESKDELAKRSVPHITILGNRGGSSAAAATLNALLSLTMEDAI, encoded by the coding sequence ATGGCAACGCACAACGCTTGGCGACGTGATGACCGGCGGAGCGAGTTAGATTTGACGCTGCTGCAACGATTTGGGCTTACTCCGGATGAGATTGACCGGCGCAGCCTTGAGATGGTCGAAGACGCTATGCCTCCGACGCCGCATCTGACGGTGCGCGAGCGGTATGTGCTCGGGCGCATCGTGCGCGCTGAGGGCGAGCCGCAGATTGTCGGGTCGGTACGGTTCAGCGACGGCGCCGTCGAGCGAGGCACGGCGGCAATCCGCGCCGGCGCCACCATCGTTACCGATGTGCGTATGGTTGAAGTGGGCACATCGAAAGCGCTGCTGAGACGCACCGGCAATCCGATTACCACTATGATAGACGCACCCAGCGTTGCGGAGCGCGCGAAACGGGAGGGTATCACGCGCTCCGCAGCCGCTATACGCGAGCTGATACCGCAGATTGACGGCGCGGTCGTCGCCGTGGGCAACGCTCCGACGGCGTTGCTCGCACTCCTAGACTGCGTGGACGAAGGCAAGGCTACACCGGCGCTTATAATCGGCATGCCCGTAGGCTTTGTCGCTTGCGCCGAGTCGAAAGACGAACTTGCCAAGCGCTCCGTGCCGCATATCACGATTCTGGGCAATCGCGGCGGCAGCAGCGCGGCGGCGGCGACGCTGAATGCTCTGCTATCCTTGACTATGGAAGATGCAATATGA
- the rdgB gene encoding RdgB/HAM1 family non-canonical purine NTP pyrophosphatase has translation MTTDKLLIATHNKGKLAELRKLLRDVPLELLSLTDVGIDLDVDETGDTLEKNAVLKATTYARLAGIRTLADDSGLEVDALGGAPGVHSARYAGPGATDADRIAKMLSNLAVHPQPWTARFRCVIAIATPDGDVELHDGACEGVIISTPRGENGFGYDPAFLLLEQNRTMSELSDSEKNAVSHRGIAARKVAMALN, from the coding sequence ATGACCACGGACAAACTGCTAATCGCCACACACAACAAAGGCAAGCTCGCCGAACTGCGAAAGCTGCTGCGAGACGTGCCGTTAGAACTGCTTTCGCTCACGGATGTGGGCATAGACTTGGATGTTGACGAGACAGGTGATACGCTGGAGAAGAACGCCGTGCTGAAGGCGACCACCTACGCGCGGCTCGCCGGCATTCGCACGCTCGCGGACGACTCAGGCTTGGAAGTGGACGCGCTGGGCGGCGCTCCCGGCGTGCACTCCGCGCGATACGCAGGACCCGGCGCGACCGATGCCGACCGCATAGCGAAGATGCTCAGCAATCTTGCTGTGCATCCGCAGCCGTGGACAGCGAGATTCCGTTGTGTCATAGCAATCGCCACGCCGGACGGCGATGTCGAATTGCATGATGGCGCGTGCGAGGGCGTCATCATATCGACCCCGCGCGGCGAAAACGGCTTCGGCTACGACCCGGCGTTCTTGCTGCTGGAGCAAAATCGCACAATGTCGGAGCTGTCAGATTCCGAAAAGAACGCCGTCAGCCACAGAGGGATTGCCGCGCGCAAGGTTGCAATGGCATTGAATTAG
- a CDS encoding aminoacyl-tRNA hydrolase, whose translation MLNLLRPRRDEQDKRFHPPSLVVGLGNPGPEYAGTRHNAGFWCIDALANKHGITLERRHRSSIIGEGEIDSRRVILVKPRTFVNRSGAAVRYLTARYSMPMDKLLVVCDDINLPPGKIRMRRKGSAGGHNGIKSIIEATGSQDFPRLRIGVGRPPEGAGHAGQIEHVIGTMEANEREVVDGTVARAADAIACLLSEGIDEAMSRYN comes from the coding sequence ATGCTCAACCTACTACGCCCCAGACGCGACGAACAAGATAAGCGCTTCCATCCACCATCCCTCGTCGTCGGCTTGGGAAACCCCGGTCCCGAATACGCCGGCACACGACACAACGCAGGCTTCTGGTGCATCGACGCGCTGGCGAACAAGCATGGCATCACGCTTGAACGGCGGCACAGGTCGTCTATCATCGGCGAGGGCGAGATTGACAGCCGGCGCGTCATTCTGGTCAAGCCGCGTACATTCGTCAACCGCAGCGGCGCGGCTGTCCGCTATCTGACGGCACGCTACAGTATGCCGATGGACAAGCTGCTGGTTGTGTGCGACGACATTAACCTGCCGCCGGGCAAGATCCGCATGCGGCGCAAGGGCAGCGCGGGCGGACACAACGGCATCAAATCCATCATCGAAGCGACAGGATCCCAAGATTTCCCGCGTCTCCGCATAGGTGTAGGTCGCCCGCCCGAAGGCGCAGGACACGCGGGGCAGATTGAGCATGTCATAGGCACCATGGAAGCCAACGAACGCGAGGTCGTGGACGGAACCGTAGCCCGCGCCGCCGACGCCATCGCCTGCCTGCTATCCGAAGGCATCGACGAAGCGATGAGCCGGTATAACTGA
- the cobM gene encoding precorrin-4 C(11)-methyltransferase: MDILGEGKVFFIGGGPGDPELLTLKAKRIIDSADVIIYADSLVHPSVCDGAKHGARIIGSKTMTLDEITETMIAAAREGKLVARVQSGDPSIYGAVLEQMRLLESAGVDYEIVPGVSAAFAAAAVLKTEFTVPEVSQTVIFTRLEGRVAMPSGEELRDLAAHGCTLVLFLSITRINKVVSELKAGGAYHDDTPVAVVYRVGWEDELVITGTLGDIAPKVKRAGITLQALVLVGAAFDTDIRQLEAAGTAATSHLYSSNYTHLYRRAVDFAKSEAVHHRASNG; this comes from the coding sequence ATGGATATTCTGGGCGAAGGCAAGGTCTTTTTTATTGGCGGCGGTCCGGGCGACCCGGAGCTGCTGACGCTGAAGGCGAAGCGCATTATCGACTCGGCGGATGTGATTATCTACGCGGATTCGCTGGTGCATCCGTCTGTGTGTGATGGCGCCAAGCACGGCGCGCGGATTATCGGCAGCAAGACGATGACGCTGGACGAAATCACCGAGACGATGATAGCGGCGGCACGTGAGGGCAAGCTCGTCGCGCGTGTGCAGAGCGGCGACCCGTCCATCTACGGCGCGGTGTTGGAACAGATGCGCCTGTTGGAATCAGCGGGGGTGGACTACGAAATAGTGCCCGGTGTCAGCGCGGCATTCGCGGCGGCGGCAGTGCTGAAGACCGAGTTCACCGTGCCGGAAGTGTCGCAGACGGTGATATTCACGCGGCTGGAGGGTCGAGTGGCAATGCCAAGCGGTGAGGAGCTGCGCGACCTCGCGGCGCACGGATGTACTCTGGTACTGTTCCTCAGCATCACTCGTATAAACAAGGTCGTCAGTGAGCTGAAGGCGGGCGGCGCATACCACGACGATACGCCGGTCGCGGTGGTCTATCGCGTAGGCTGGGAGGACGAGTTGGTCATCACCGGAACGCTGGGCGACATCGCGCCGAAGGTCAAGCGCGCGGGCATAACGCTGCAAGCGCTGGTGCTGGTAGGCGCGGCGTTCGACACGGACATACGGCAGCTCGAAGCGGCAGGCACGGCAGCGACATCTCACCTGTATTCGTCCAACTACACGCACCTATACCGCCGCGCCGTAGATTTCGCCAAAAGCGAAGCGGTGCATCATCGCGCGAGCAATGGCTGA
- a CDS encoding redoxin domain-containing protein: MEAAEFRDSHDNIAQSDAVVLGISTDTSAALDAFARELGLPYSLASDRTGEVRRLYDVQRRFGLGTSRVTYVIDSSGKIQSAHHNEFAIKSHAHHSIEILQALRDA, from the coding sequence ATAGAAGCCGCGGAGTTCCGCGACAGCCACGACAACATCGCGCAATCCGATGCCGTCGTCCTAGGCATCAGCACGGACACGTCCGCCGCGCTCGACGCCTTCGCACGCGAACTCGGCTTGCCATATAGCCTGGCGTCTGACCGTACCGGCGAAGTACGCCGCCTCTACGACGTCCAACGCCGCTTTGGGCTAGGCACATCCCGCGTAACCTATGTCATAGACTCTTCTGGCAAAATCCAAAGCGCCCACCACAACGAATTCGCCATAAAAAGCCACGCCCACCACTCGATTGAGATATTGCAGGCGCTGCGCGACGCCTAG
- a CDS encoding LLM class flavin-dependent oxidoreductase produces MKDSELKFGLFLEWPNPTLRNWKTLFEEGVQQVQYSEEMGFDYCLIAEHHFTNYGNSPAPLMQALYIGQRTRRIKVGTASVILPVWQPLRLAEEIAVLDNLIDGRLMCGIGRGYQGYEMAGFGSELGESRTKFQETFEVLLKAWTSDESFTYDGEYVRIENPITVFPKPMQKPHPPLWISGTSVESMQLAAQHDMLPLSSSNLGMDGVKRQLGSYLQARKAAGKPLGIAADGSTSLALQCMTHVAPTDEEALEALPYVRWQTRAQRGLNRHDVTNGKADASPFDGELDDDAFLDRLYFGSPETVIEKFRRAADAGATHISNWMMFGGIEHEKLMRSVRLMGEEVLPALRDYHPPVTLYAELLEQPPITTEELQRARFAPGSTQR; encoded by the coding sequence ATAAAGGACAGTGAATTGAAATTCGGCTTGTTTTTGGAATGGCCCAACCCGACGCTGCGCAATTGGAAGACGCTCTTTGAGGAGGGCGTGCAGCAGGTGCAGTACTCGGAGGAGATGGGCTTCGACTACTGCCTCATTGCCGAGCACCACTTCACGAATTACGGCAACTCGCCCGCGCCACTGATGCAGGCGCTCTACATTGGGCAGCGCACGCGGCGCATCAAAGTCGGCACCGCGTCCGTTATCCTGCCCGTGTGGCAGCCGCTGCGCCTCGCCGAAGAGATCGCCGTGCTCGACAATCTCATCGACGGCAGGCTTATGTGCGGCATCGGCAGGGGCTATCAGGGTTACGAGATGGCAGGCTTCGGCAGTGAGCTCGGTGAGTCGCGTACTAAGTTCCAAGAGACATTCGAGGTGCTGCTGAAGGCGTGGACATCGGACGAATCGTTCACATACGACGGTGAGTATGTCCGCATCGAAAATCCGATAACCGTGTTCCCCAAGCCGATGCAAAAACCGCACCCGCCGCTGTGGATTTCCGGCACGAGCGTGGAATCCATGCAGCTCGCAGCGCAGCACGACATGTTGCCATTATCGTCGAGCAACCTAGGCATGGATGGCGTGAAACGGCAGCTCGGCTCGTATTTGCAGGCTCGCAAGGCGGCGGGAAAGCCGCTCGGAATTGCAGCAGATGGCAGCACATCGCTCGCCCTGCAATGCATGACGCATGTCGCGCCGACTGACGAAGAGGCGCTCGAGGCGCTGCCCTATGTGCGCTGGCAGACTCGCGCCCAGCGCGGCTTAAACCGCCACGATGTGACGAACGGCAAGGCGGACGCAAGCCCATTCGACGGCGAGCTAGACGATGATGCGTTCTTGGACAGGCTGTATTTCGGCAGCCCTGAGACGGTCATCGAGAAGTTCCGCCGCGCCGCGGACGCAGGAGCGACGCACATCAGCAATTGGATGATGTTCGGCGGCATCGAGCACGAAAAGCTGATGCGCTCCGTCCGCCTGATGGGCGAAGAAGTGCTACCCGCCCTGCGAGACTACCATCCGCCTGTCACCCTCTACGCCGAGCTCCTAGAGCAGCCACCCATAACCACCGAAGAACTACAACGCGCCCGCTTTGCCCCCGGCAGCACACAGAGGTAG